Proteins co-encoded in one Waddlia chondrophila WSU 86-1044 genomic window:
- a CDS encoding diphosphate--fructose-6-phosphate 1-phosphotransferase: MKEHTALEEKRLEYIPKLPAILHDLRKLKTVNLKNSPGKASEISDFFPLTIGQTALTFTIDQDHEKTPLKVGVVLSGGQAAGGHNVITGLFDALKELHSKSQLFGFLNGPSGIVNNQTIELTEEILHSYRNQGGFDLIGAGRTKIETNEQFQGTLHTVKALDLDGIVIIGGDDSNTNAALLAEFFMKEGVRTRVIGVPKTIDGDLKNAYIDLSFGFDTAVKTYSGIIGNIARDSLSAKKYYFFIKLMGRSASHIALECALQTHANYTLIGEEINEEKATFQQITNRLSDVICRRAELSKHYGVILIPEGLIEFIPEFRTLIAELNEIKIDSELSKDERIQLAMRSISSESLECYKSLPRLIQEQLMLDRDPHGNVQVSKIETERLFIEAVKQELKRRKEKGEYTGSFNAQPHFCGYEGRSCLPSNFDSQYCYALGHVAALLIDANATGYMSCVKNLSRPIEEWQICGIPLTSMIHKEMRKGKLKPVIAKALVDLQGAPFQYFKEKRLQWEDEDDYRYPGPVQFFGPSEITDAVTLTLELSQNTEAILN; this comes from the coding sequence ATGAAAGAGCACACCGCCCTGGAAGAAAAGCGCCTTGAATACATTCCAAAATTACCTGCTATTCTGCACGATCTTCGAAAATTAAAAACAGTCAATCTTAAAAACAGTCCGGGAAAAGCGTCTGAAATCTCAGATTTCTTTCCTCTAACAATCGGACAAACGGCTTTAACTTTTACAATTGATCAAGATCATGAAAAGACTCCGCTTAAAGTCGGTGTAGTTTTATCTGGAGGACAAGCAGCAGGAGGGCATAATGTCATCACAGGCCTCTTTGACGCCCTAAAAGAGCTCCATTCAAAAAGTCAACTCTTCGGTTTTCTCAATGGCCCAAGCGGCATTGTCAATAACCAAACAATCGAGCTGACCGAAGAAATTTTGCACTCTTATCGCAATCAGGGAGGATTTGATCTGATAGGCGCCGGCCGCACGAAAATTGAAACCAACGAACAATTTCAGGGAACACTGCATACTGTTAAGGCGCTCGATCTCGATGGAATCGTGATTATCGGAGGAGACGATTCGAATACAAATGCAGCCTTGCTAGCGGAATTTTTCATGAAAGAGGGGGTAAGAACCCGTGTCATCGGCGTGCCGAAAACAATAGACGGCGACCTAAAAAACGCCTATATAGATCTCTCATTCGGCTTTGACACAGCAGTCAAGACATATTCTGGGATTATCGGCAATATCGCAAGAGACAGCCTTTCTGCTAAAAAATACTACTTTTTTATTAAGTTGATGGGACGATCCGCTTCTCATATCGCATTGGAGTGCGCTCTGCAAACCCATGCAAACTACACGTTGATTGGTGAAGAGATCAACGAAGAAAAAGCAACATTTCAACAAATCACAAACCGGCTCTCAGATGTGATTTGCAGGCGCGCAGAGCTAAGCAAACACTACGGAGTAATTCTGATCCCCGAAGGGCTTATCGAATTCATTCCCGAGTTCAGAACGCTAATCGCTGAACTCAATGAAATAAAGATCGATAGTGAGCTCTCCAAAGATGAAAGAATCCAACTTGCCATGCGCAGTATCAGCTCCGAATCTTTGGAATGCTACAAATCGCTGCCTCGGTTGATTCAGGAACAGCTGATGCTTGATCGCGATCCGCACGGAAATGTGCAAGTTTCAAAAATTGAAACAGAGCGGCTATTCATCGAGGCAGTTAAACAAGAGCTCAAAAGGCGGAAAGAAAAAGGGGAATATACCGGCTCTTTTAATGCTCAGCCGCATTTTTGCGGATACGAAGGACGTTCCTGCCTTCCATCCAACTTCGACAGCCAGTATTGTTACGCATTGGGGCATGTCGCAGCACTGCTAATCGATGCAAATGCTACAGGATATATGAGTTGCGTAAAAAATTTATCCCGCCCTATAGAAGAATGGCAGATTTGTGGAATCCCGCTTACCTCGATGATTCATAAGGAAATGCGTAAAGGGAAGCTGAAGCCTGTGATTGCAAAAGCGTTAGTCGATTTACAAGGAGCTCCTTTTCAATATTTTAAGGAGAAACGTTTGCAATGGGAGGATGAAGATGACTACCGCTACCCTGGACCCGTGCAGTTTTTCGGACCGTCAGAAATCACAGATGCGGTGACGCTAACCCTTGAACTTTCTCAAAACACCGAAGCAATTCTAAATTAA
- a CDS encoding L-serine ammonia-lyase: MAISIFQLFSIGIGPSSSHTVGPMRAANRFVQTAQEKDLIELAEKIEIDLYGSLALTGKGHGTDLAVLLGLEGEHPETIDPDTTEKRTSAIKEVRHLRFNGEKKVAYELTFHKDKQLPFHPNGMKISLFDQDSQKLLEKTYYSIGGGFILAHEEVAEDRHLGEEDNSVPYPYRTAKELLNHCEEQKKTIAEIVMENEKVWRSESEVVSGVLNIWNVMKACIDRGCRQEGILPGGLKVHRRAASLLKSLERQKKEGRVHPAQVMQWVSLWALAVNEENASGGRVVTAPTNGAAGIIPAVLKYYLHFLEEASDEGIVKFMLTAGAIGILYKVGASISAAEMGCMGEVGVACSMAAAGLTAALGGSCLQIENAAEIGMEHNLGLTCDPVMGLVQIPCIERNTMGAVKAINASLLALEGEGEHRVSLDQVINTMRQTGKDMQSIYKETSLGGLAVNVPEC, from the coding sequence ATGGCAATCAGCATCTTCCAATTGTTCTCAATCGGCATCGGCCCATCCAGTTCCCACACTGTAGGACCTATGCGCGCAGCCAACCGTTTTGTACAAACCGCCCAAGAAAAAGATTTAATAGAATTAGCAGAAAAGATTGAAATTGACCTCTATGGATCGCTTGCTTTAACCGGTAAAGGACATGGAACCGATCTTGCAGTTTTACTTGGATTAGAGGGGGAACACCCAGAAACCATCGATCCGGATACAACAGAGAAACGCACTTCCGCAATTAAAGAAGTACGGCATTTGCGCTTCAACGGAGAGAAAAAGGTTGCTTACGAACTCACCTTTCACAAAGACAAGCAACTTCCCTTTCATCCAAACGGCATGAAAATTTCTCTTTTCGATCAAGACAGCCAAAAACTCTTGGAAAAGACCTATTATTCCATTGGCGGCGGATTCATTTTAGCTCATGAAGAAGTCGCAGAAGATCGTCATTTAGGTGAAGAGGACAATAGCGTTCCCTATCCTTATCGCACAGCAAAAGAGCTTCTCAACCACTGCGAAGAGCAGAAAAAAACGATTGCTGAGATCGTTATGGAAAATGAAAAAGTCTGGAGAAGCGAGTCAGAGGTTGTTTCCGGTGTGCTTAACATTTGGAATGTGATGAAAGCCTGCATCGATCGGGGCTGCAGACAGGAAGGAATTCTTCCGGGAGGATTAAAGGTTCATCGCCGTGCGGCCTCCTTGCTAAAAAGCCTGGAAAGGCAAAAGAAAGAGGGGAGAGTACACCCTGCACAGGTAATGCAATGGGTAAGCCTTTGGGCATTAGCAGTAAACGAGGAAAACGCCTCAGGTGGACGAGTTGTGACCGCTCCGACTAACGGCGCTGCCGGCATTATCCCAGCTGTTCTCAAGTACTACCTGCATTTTCTTGAAGAAGCATCGGATGAAGGCATTGTCAAATTTATGCTGACTGCCGGAGCTATCGGTATCTTGTATAAAGTTGGAGCTTCAATTTCCGCAGCTGAAATGGGATGCATGGGCGAGGTGGGAGTTGCTTGTTCCATGGCAGCTGCCGGGCTGACTGCCGCTTTGGGAGGAAGCTGTTTGCAAATAGAAAATGCAGCTGAAATTGGAATGGAACATAACCTGGGGCTAACTTGCGATCCGGTGATGGGACTAGTGCAGATCCCTTGTATTGAGCGCAACACAATGGGTGCTGTCAAGGCAATCAACGCCTCTTTACTCGCTCTCGAAGGAGAAGGGGAACATCGCGTTTCATTAGATCAGGTCATCAACACAATGCGGCAAACAGGCAAGGATATGCAATCGATTTATAAAGAAACTTCTCTTGGAGGGCTTGCAGTAAACGTGCCTGAATGCTAA
- a CDS encoding alpha/beta hydrolase family protein has protein sequence MQRYEERELVEFENQGIKIFGVLHKPLAQTKAPAVLFCHGLAGHRIGKHRMYVALSECLSRVGIASFRFDFRGSGDSEGEFGEMTLEGEVSDAVKALEFLTIQEKIDPNRIGIFGRSFGGAISIFAAQKFGNVKSIALWSSVFDAEQWEKQWEMLETGQIDEKTRHELMRINGQLPSLHFYKELFNMDLKKELRALQNIPMQLIHGERDPRVGIEHSEKYANLRKDAPAQTEFIKLEHSDHDFTYPEERVHAINMTCQWFAKTL, from the coding sequence ATGCAAAGATACGAAGAACGGGAACTCGTCGAATTCGAAAATCAAGGGATAAAAATTTTTGGAGTCCTGCATAAGCCTCTTGCGCAGACAAAAGCTCCCGCCGTGCTTTTTTGCCACGGACTAGCGGGACACCGCATAGGAAAACATCGCATGTATGTTGCCCTTTCCGAATGTCTTTCACGCGTAGGGATCGCTTCTTTTCGCTTCGATTTCCGTGGATCTGGAGACAGCGAAGGGGAGTTTGGCGAAATGACTCTGGAAGGGGAAGTGAGCGACGCTGTCAAAGCTCTTGAATTTTTAACAATACAGGAAAAAATCGATCCAAACCGCATCGGCATCTTTGGCCGCTCTTTTGGTGGAGCGATCTCTATTTTTGCCGCTCAAAAATTCGGCAATGTCAAAAGCATTGCGTTGTGGTCTTCTGTTTTTGACGCCGAGCAATGGGAAAAGCAGTGGGAGATGCTTGAAACCGGACAAATCGATGAGAAGACCCGTCACGAATTAATGCGCATCAACGGCCAGCTTCCCAGCCTCCATTTTTATAAGGAACTCTTTAATATGGATCTAAAAAAAGAGCTCAGAGCGCTGCAAAATATCCCCATGCAATTGATCCATGGCGAAAGAGATCCTCGTGTAGGAATCGAACATTCTGAAAAGTACGCGAACCTAAGAAAAGATGCCCCTGCACAAACAGAATTTATCAAACTTGAACACAGTGATCACGATTTTACCTATCCGGAAGAAAGAGTGCATGCGATCAACATGACTTGCCAATGGTTCGCTAAAACTCTGTAA